The DNA sequence ATGATGGCCGGACCGGAGAGCGTGCCATCGACGGGGATTACCTCGCCGTCGTAGACGGGCACTGGCGCGGCGTCGGTCTCGCCTTCGAAGATGGCGTCGCGCGTCGCGACCTGTGCGTCTTCGAGCGGCGTTCCCTCGGGGATGTCGCCCGTGATGTCCGGCGGCGTGATGTGCCCGTGGGCGATGGACTCGATGTTGATGAGGTCGACCGGCGTCTCCGGCTCTGCGTAGGTGTACAGCTCCTCGTGGCGACGGTCGAAGGCGTCTCTGAGCGAGGCGAGCCACTCGTCTGTAATCTGTTCGGCTGGCATCGACACCTCACACTCTTTGATTTGGTTCTGATAGCGCATCTCGAAGACACGCTCCAGACGAATGTCGTCATCGTCAATGCCCTCAGACTGGAGCTGTGCGGTTGCGTCTGCTTCGAGTTGCGTAAACTGTGCTTCGAGGTTGGCTGGGTCGATGTCACCGATGGCCGAGGGGTAGGACGCGAGGTGGTTGTGCCGGTAGTTTGAGACGACCTCACCGTAGGCACAGAGCACGCTCGCCGTCTTCGGGACGAGCACGCGCTTGATGCCGAGTTCGTCTGCGAGTCCGGTCGCGTGGGCGGGGCCTGCGCCGCCGCCACACACCATCGTGAAGTCCCGTGGGTCGTGGCCCTTCTCGATGCTCACCTGCCGGATGCCCGCGACCATGCGCTTGTTGACGATTTCGAGGATGCCCGCGGCGGCCGTTTCCACGTCTAACTGCGAATCATCTGCGATGTGGTCTGCGATGGCCTTCCGAGAGGCGTCGGCGTCGATCTGCATTCGCCCGCCGAGCAATTCGGTTTGGTTGAGATAGCCAAGGACGACGAGCGCGTCGGTGACGGCGGGCTTCGTGCCACCCCGGTCGTAACACGCCGGGCCGGGTTCTGCGCCCGCACTCTCCGGACCGACTTCAAGGACGCCGCGATTCAGCGCCGCAATCGAGCCGCCGCCCGCACCGATAGTCTCGACTTGGAGCATCGGGAGCCCCATCCGATAGCGCATGAGGTCGAAGTCCTTGCGAATCTCCGTCGCGCCGTCTTTGGTCAGGCTCACGTCGAAACTCGTCCCCCCCATGTCGATGGTGATGACGTCAGAGGAGCCAAACTGCTTGCCGAGGTGAAGCCCCGCCGCAGGCCCGCCCGCTGGCCCGGAGTTGATGGCGTAGGCCGGACGCTCGCGGAGCAGTTCGCTGCTCGCGATGCCGCCGTTCGCCTGGATGTAGCGAATCTGGCCGGTGAAGCCGTGGTCCTCAAGGTACTCGTCGACGCGTGCGACATACTGGTCGAGCGTTGGCTTCACGTAGGCGTTCACGACGGTCGTACTCGTTCGGGTGTACTCTCTGATTTGCGGGAGGACATCCACTGAAAGCGAGGTGTACACGTCGGGGAGTTCCTCTGCGAGAATCTCGCGCACCCGCTCTTCGTGAGCGGGGTTTTCGAACGACCAGACGAGCGAGACGGCGACGGCGTCTACGTCTTCCTCGCGGAAGTGTTCGATTGCCGCGTACACGTCGTCTTCGTTCAGCGGTTCGTGTTCCTCGCCGCCAGAGAGCATGCGCCCGCGGACGGGCATCCGGAGATGGCGTGGGACGAGCATTTCGGCCATCGGGTAGGCCGTGTCGTAGCGGTGGCCGTCCTCTTTGTGGCCGAGGCGGATTTCGAGCGAATCCTCGTGGCCCGCCGTACAGATGAGGCCGGTTTTCGCGCCGGTGTGCTCGATGAGCGCGTTGGTCGCAACGGTCGTCCCGTGGATGATGATGTTGATAGATTCGAGCAGCCCCGACACGTCGGTGTCGAGGTCGTCTGCAATCAGTTCGATGCCGTCCATCACCGCGCGCGAGGGGTCGTCGGGCGTCGAGGGCGTCTTGTAGACGTTCAGCGTGCCGTCGCCCGCGAGGACGAAGTCCGTGAACGTCCCGCCGCTGTCGATACCGAGTCGGTACATCAGTTCTCACCCTCCGCGCTCGCGCGCAGCGTTGCTGTCTTTTCCATATCAATCGTCCCGTCGTCGTTCACCGCGACGCCGTACTCTTCGGTCGCACCGAGTGGCGTGACAATCCCGTTTCGCAGGTCTTCTTCCACCATCTCGACTGGACGGGTCTTCGGGTCGCCCACACCCCCGCCGCCGGGGTTGTAGTTGATTGCACGCTCGCCCGGGGAAACTTCGATGATGGTGTTCTCACGATACTCGTCTACGTCGCCGTCGGCGTGCAGATGCTCAACCCGCCCGAGTTTCGGCTCGGTGAGCGTGTTGTAGGAACCGAGTGCGTTCGGCGTCTCGTTTTTCCGCCCCTCGCCCCACATGATGACCTGCATCTCGTGGTCGCGGGGTTCGACCTCCCAGATGGTGCCACAGCCGCCGCGGTGGTGGCCCGCACCGCCACTGTCCGGTCGAAGCGCGTATTGGTGGAGGATGAACGGGTACATGTGCTCCATAATCTCGACGTCACCGCTCGACAGCGCGCCGAAACAACAGAGCGGCCCGCGCGAGTGCCAGCCGTCGTCGTCGTTCGATGCGCCCGCACCGCTGATAATCGACGCGAGCACCATCGTCGTGTACGGTTTTCCGCTGTCGGGTTTCGTGCCCGCAATGTTCACGCCGCTCGTGTGACCCCACGAAGCAACTGCTCGGTCAGGAACCGCATGTTCGAGCGCGGTACGGACGGCGTCGGTGATGGTCTCACTCGGCGTCGTCGTACAGTTGACGTGCGGGGCCGGTGACTGCGCGTTCGTCATCGTACCCGGTTCGCCCACGTCCGCGGTGATGGGTCGGTAGAGCCCCTCGTTGTACGGTGGGTCGAGTTGCATGAACATCATGAATCCGAGGTAGATGCCGCTGACCGAGTTCGCCTCATACGAGTTGATGTAGTATGGTAGCTGTGGTGGCGATTCGAGTTCGACGTGGGCTTCGTCGCCGTCGATGGTGACGTGCGCCGTGATGTCTATTTCGCCAAGACCGTGGCCCGAGTCTTCGAGCGGCACCGTCCCGGTGTAGGTGCCGTCAGGAATCGTCATCATCTCTTCGCGCATCTGTTCTTCGGCGCGGTCGAGTAGCTGGTCGAAGCAGGCGTTTACGGTGTCTGCGCCGTAGCGCTCGACGAGTTGGACGAGGTGGCGTTCACCGATTTGCACCGCACCGAGTTGGGCGTTCAGGTCGCCCTTCCAGTCTTCTGACGACCGCACGTTTGCAAGCAGTAAGTCGCGCACGTCAGTTCTGAGTTCGCCACCGTCCCAAAGCTTGATGGGCGGAATCCGGAGGCCTTCTGCGTAAATTTCGGTCGCCTCGGGATTGTAGCCACTCGGAACTGGCCCGCCGATGTCCGTGACGTGGCCCTTCGAGACGGTCCAGTACATGAGTTCGTCGTCTACGAACACCGGCTTGTACATACAGCAGTCGAGGATGTGACTCCCCTTGTACGCCGGGTCATTGTGGTACATCACGTCGCCGGGTTTCACGTCGTCTTTGAAGCGCTCGATTATCGCCTTCGTCGCGGGCATCAGACTGCCGAGGTGAATCGGGATGTCTTGACCCTGAATGAGCATTTGGCCCTCCGCGTCGAACAGCGCATTCGAGTAGTCGCGGGCGATGTTGAGCACGCTCGACCGGGCGGTGTGCATCATCGTCGTTGTCATTTCCCGCTGGGCCGTCTCCAGTGCGCCCTGGACGACCGAGAGGGTAATGGGATCGATCTCTCTTTGTATCACAGTTAATGACTCGCATACTCCTAAATAGGTTTAGCGGCGCACGCGACCCAAAAGCAGTGTATCGATTAGTCGCCGTGTTGGTACAACTCGCCGTAGCCTTTGATGAGTTTCGGCTCGGGCGGTTTGTAGGTCATGACCTTGCTCGTGGACTTGCCGAGTTGCACGAGCGACTCTGCGAGCACGGCGGCCGCGCCGACGCTATCGACCACGGGAACCGGAAGTTCGGCTTCGAGCGCCTCGTCTAGGCCACCCATCCCGGCACAGCCGAGGCAGATGGCTTCTGCGCCGTCTTCTTCGATTGCCTGCCAGCTCACTTCGAGGAGGCCTTCAACGGTCGCCTCGCGCGCCGTCTCGGTCTCGATGACGGTGAGGTCGGTACACCGGACGGAGGCACACTGCGATTCGAGGCCGGTCTTTTTGACGGCGGCTTCGATGAAGTGTTTCGCCCGCGGAAGGATGGTCGCCACCGAGAACGTCGCACCGAGCATGTTCGCGACGTACATGGAAGCTTCTGCAATGCCGACGACCGGCTTTTCGGTCACTTCTCTGCAGGCTTCGATGCCGGGGTCGCCCCAGCAAGCGACGATGAACGCGTCGAACTCTTCATCCGTGTCGTTCAGAATTTCTTCGACAAGTCCGGGCACAGCGAGGTAGTCGTCGTAGTACGATTCGATGCTCACTGGCCCGCGCTCGGGCGAGACGGCGACGACTTCGGTTGTGTCTGCAGTGTAGCGGTTTGCGACCCGACCGATGTTCTCGGTCATTTCGAGGGTTGTGTTCGGATTGATTGCTTTGATTTTCATGTGCTTGCCAGTCACGGGCGGTTGCCCATGCGCTGTGTTGACAATTGAGCCAAGAGCAATAAATCGTTCGTGCGCTGCGTTACTCGTCTTCGAGGTCTGCTGGCTGAGTGCCGATGCCGTCTGGCCAGCCCGTCGGCTTCGCGGCGCTTGGCTGTGCGTACTCGCGTTTGAGCACCATCGGCGTGCGTTCGAGTGAAAGGACGAGGTCGCCGTCCTGATTGTAGGCGCGAAGTTCGACGGTGACCATGCCGACGTGGTCGCGCGATTTGCTCTCGCGTTTTTTGAGCACTTCGCTCTCTGCGAACAGGGTATCGCCGTGGTACACCGGGCCGTGATGCCGGATGTCGTCGTAACCGAGGTTCGCCGTCGCGTTCGCGGAGATGTCGATGACGCTCATGCCCACCGCGAGTGCGATGACGAACGTGCCGTCTACGAGAATCTCGCCGAACTCGGTCTGTGAGGCGTACGCCTCGTTGAAGTGCATCGGGTTCAGGTTCATCGTGATGTTCGTGAACCAGATGTTGTCCGTCTCCGTTACTGTGCGGCCGTAGGGGTGTTTGTAGATGTCGCCAACTTCGAAATCTTCGTAATACCGTCCCTGCCATCCAGCTACCAGTCGCCGTGCGTGTGCGCTGTCCTCTGTCATCTGTGTCACTCCTACCCACGCTGGCCTGCTATAGGAGGTTTTCCATCGTGACAGTGCTTAGCCCGTCCAGTCGAATGCCGTTTCGGTGTCGAGCGGAATATGGCCGCCGTCGGCCGTCGCCTGCGTGAGATACTCACGGAGTGCGTCGCGGTAGTCGGGATGTGCGCAGTTTTCGATGAGTGCTGCTGCGCGTTCGCGCGGCGAGAGCCCGCGCAGGTCAGCCACGCCCTGTTCTGTTACGATGACAGAGAGGTCGTGTTCGGTGTGGTCGACGTGAGGGACGGCGGGGACGATTCTCGAAATTGCGCCGTCTTTCGCCGTCGAGGAAAGGGCGATGACCGCGAGCGTGCTGTTGCGGCTGAAGTCGCCGCTACCGCCGATACCGTTTATCATGTGTCGGCCACCGAGGTGCGTCGAGTTTGCGTTGCCGAAGATATCGACTTCAAGCGCGCTGTTGACGCCGATGACGCCAAAGCGGTCGATGAGCGTCGGGCTGTTCGAGATATCTGCATTTCTGACGATGACCGACTTCGCGTACCGGTCGATGTCCTCGAACAGCCGTTTCTGGCCGTCGGCACTCAGTGCGAGCGACGCGGCGCTCGCAGAAGCGAGGCTGTCTTCGTCGATCATGTCGAGCAGGCCGTCTTGAATGACCTCACCGAAATACGAGACGGTACGCTCACCGAAATCGAAGCTCTTGAACGACGCCATGAGTGCATTACCGAGACTCCCCACGCCGAACTGCAGATTTACGTCGGATTCGTACAGGGGATTCACTTCGATTTCGGTTTCGAGGAATCCGGCCAGATTCGCGGCGATGTCGCGATCTACGTCGTTTGGCGCGCGAAACTGGTAGGGTTTGTCCGGGCGGTCTGTCTCAACAACGAAGTCGAGTTTTCCCGGGTCGAACGAAATCTTCGCCGCACCGATTCGGTCGCCGGGGCCGTCAATCGGGATGGGTTCGCGGTTCGGGGGCAACTCTCGTTCGTACACATCGTGAAGCGCTGCCAGAGAGAGGGGCTGGGCGTGGTTGAGTTCGACGATGAGTTTCTTCGCACTGCGAACGTAAGAGAGCGTGTGGCCGATGGAGGTGGTCGGAATGAACCAGTCTTCACCCACAGCGACGGCTTCGACGATGGCGACGTCCGGGTCGCCAAAGTGCCCTAACAACACCTCATCCCCGAGTTTGGAGATGTGTCGGTCGTGAAAGGCAATTGTTCCGTCGTTGACTGCGGCGCGAGCACTTGCGGTCGCCTGATACGGAAACCGGCGGGCAATCGCGCCCGCCTCCACGAGGGCGGTGTCGATTTCGTCACCCACACTCCCCCCACTGATCAGGGTGAGTGAGAGATCACGGCTGCTCTCTGCAAGGGCGAGGGGGACCGCTTTCGGATACCCAGCGCGGCCAAACCCACTCACAACGACCGTGGCGTCATCGCCGATACTCGCCGCCGCCTCCGCAGGCGACCCGCTCGGTAGCTGTCCCGTCTTGCGTTGTAGATTGCGTGTCATTAGTGTCTCTCTGTCGCGGCGGTGGGCGGACGAGTTTAGCCACTGTTCGCCACTCGGCCGTGCGATTGTTATGCATAGTCAGTGCGAATAGGGGTTAAGCGTTTGTGTCGAGCCAGATTCTACGCAACCCTCGGGGCAAGGTAGCAAAGGGCATAGATTTATTGATGCCCACACAAAGCAACGTCCGATGGTGGACATTCCGACCGATACGGTCGAGTTATCGGAGCAACAGCGATTGGTACGAGACAGCATACGCGACATCTGCAGCGAGTTCGACGACGAGTACTGGCGTGCAAAAGACGCGAACAACGAGTACCCACAGGCGTTCGTCGACGAGCTAGCTGCGGGCGGTTGGTTCGGCATTCTCATCCCCGAGGAGTACGGCGGCGTCGGGATGGGGACACCGGAAACCGTGGTTATGATGGAGGAGATTGCCGCGAGCGGCGGCGGATTTGCCGCAGCACAGGCCATCCACGGCGGTATTTACAACAGCGTCCCGCTCGTGAAATACGGCAGCGAGGCGATGAAAACCGACCTCTTACCCAAAGTCGCCGCGGGTGAGAAGGCCATTCAATCACTCGGGTTGACGGAGCCAAACGCTGGGTCTGATTCGACCTCTATCGAGACGACGGCCGAAAAAAAGGGAGACGAGTACGTCATCAACGGCCAGAAAATCTGGATTTCTCGCGTCGATGCGAGCGACTACCTCGTCGTCGTCGCCCGGACGACGCCGAAAGCCGAGGTTGAAAAACGCACACGCGGCATCTCGCTGTTTCTTGTCGACATCGCGGAGGCAAAAGCAGCGGGGCAGTTAGAGATGAAAGAAATCGACAAAACTGCGAGCAACGCCGTCCACGCTTTCGAACTCTGGTTCGAGGGGCTTCGCGTTCCGGCGGAGAACCTCATCGGGGAGGAAGACAAGGGCTTCTATCACCTTTTAGACGGCTTGAACGAAGAGCGGCTGGTCATCGCCGCAGAGTGTCTCGGGCTTGGCGAGCTCGCAATCGACCGCGGCGTTTCCTACGCTCGCGAACGTGTGGTGTTCGACCGGCCAATCGGCTCGAATCAAGCGATTCAACACCCGCTCGCAGAAGCCTACGCGCGCGTCCAGGCGGCCAAACAGTTGACCTACAGCGCCGCAAACATCGCGGAGAAGGCCTCGGGCCGAGAAATCGGTGCACAGGCGAACATGGCGAAGTTCCTCGCCGCAGATGCCGCATTCGAGGCCGCCGACGCGGCGGTACAGTGTCACGGCGGCTTTGGCGTCGCCCGCGAGTACAACGTCGAACGCTACTTCCGGGAAGCCAGACTGACCCGCCTCGTCCCGATTACCCAAGAACTCGTCCTCAACTATGTTGGGACGAAAGTGCTCGGGTTGCCACGTTCGTACTGAGTTCAACATTTGCGTCGCATCGAACACCGACAGGCAAGAGTGTTCAGCGGTGCCGAACAGACCGCTGTCTGATGTGGGCCCACACTATGTACGAACAGCATCCTCAGTTCCGATGTAGAATGGTGGTACCGTTCTATCAATCTCAATATTTGCGGAATTTGTTCGAAAAAATCGGGAATATGCATAGCGTTATCCACCCACATTCCGTTCAGTACTGCCGAACACGAAGGTAGGCGATTTGGTGCAGCCAGCGTGTTAATTTGGCACAGTCAGGGCGGAAACCTTTTGTCCATGTGTGGTATGGTTTTCCATATATATGCCCAAAACGCCCACTACAACCGATAACATCAAATCGGTAGAAACGGCGTTCGCCATCATGGAACTGCTCGCAGAGAGCCAACAGACCGGGGTGACCGACATCGCCACGGAGCTTGAGCTCGCAAAGAGCACCGTCCACAACCATCTCACTACCCTGAAGAATCTCGACTACGTCGTCCGTGAGGGGGAGAAATACCGGCTGAGCTGGCGTTTTCTCAAGCTAGGCGAGGAGATTCGGGACAACCACCCGAAGTATCGACTGTTTCAACGGCACACCGAGAATCTTGCGTCACACTTTGAAGAGCGCGCTCAGTTCATTGTCGAGGAAAACGGCAAGGGTGTCTACCTGTTTCGTGAGACGGGAACGCACGCGGTCCGAACCGATTCTGGCGTCGGAAAGCGCATCTTCCTTCACTCCACTGCCGCGGGCAAAGCGATACTGGCCCACCTGCCCGAATCACGAGTACACGACATCATCGAAACGTGGGGGCTGCCACCAGTGACCAGCTATACGATCACCGATCGCGAGGAGCTCTTGACAGAGTTGGAAACGATCAAAGAACAGGGATACGCCTTCAACCGCGAGGAGAATTTAGAGCGGCTGAACGCCGTGGGAGTTCCCGTGAGAGACCCAGATGGTGGCGTAATCGGGGCGATGAGCGTGTCCGGCCCGTCTCACCGTCTCAAAGGCCAGTATTTCGAACAGGAGATTCCAGACTTTCTGCTCGGGTTGGCGAACGAAATCGAACTGAACCTAGCATATCCGCGCTAAGGGCGCAGAAACGTGACATTCTCGTATCGCCAACCCATTAATTGTGATGTTCGAATGGTATTCTAGTTCAGTACTGATGAACAGCATACAAAATTGTGAAAAACCGCCGCATATACACATTTAGTTCGTGAATCGCCGCTACAGTTCCAGAAGTCGGGAATGTATAACAGAAGTACTGTTGTGATGGAAATGCTCATGAGGGTTGCGAACAGAGAGTAGATACGGATGGCAAACACGAACGAGTCGGAAGACGGCACGCGAGCAGGTCGGCGGAGTAAGGTTCATCGCAAGCTCACGAAGTACGGACTCGACGACATGGGAGAGGAACTTGCCGCACTGTGGACGGCGACGGGCGACGACCATTGGAGTCTGCGGGATTTAGCAGACCGTGCAAATCGGGCGATGCTCAAGCAAGCGATGACTGACGCGGGAATGCAACCCGTCGATGACGAAGTTGCGACAGCGTATCAGGTCTTGACCAACGACGACACGAGCAGCGGGGATAAACTCCGCATTGAACGCCGCCTCAAGCGCCAACAGGTGCCAATTGACGACCTCACCCGTGATTTCGTCTCGTATCAGGCCGTGCGGACGTATCTCACGAAAGTTCGCGGTGTCGAATATGACCGAGACCATGGCGATCGCCTCGAACGGGAATCACAGAACATCCAAAAGCTCCGTGGGCGCACAGAAACAGTCACCCAGAGTAAACTTGCCCAACTCCGTAACACCGACAGACTCTCGCTGGGTGAGTTTCGCGTGATGGTCAGCGTTCGCGTGTTCTGTGAGGACTGTGGCGGCCAGTACGAAGTCGCAGAACTTTTAGACGACGGTGCTTGTGACTGTGAAACGACCGACTGAAACGCCCCGGCGATCGCGTTCTTGAGAGGAGAGCAGAGACGTGTCACATCGAGTGTGCCAAACAGCATCCCAAGGGGGCAGTCTCTCGCTCAAAGTACCCTCAAGACTTAAGATAACTCGCCGTTCAGTGTGTTATAAGAATGAGCGTTGAACAACAAACGAAGGAAAAAGCGAGTATCCACGTTGAAAATATCGGTGGAATTTCTGAAACGGATGTCACATTCTCGCCCGGAGTCACCATTCTTGCTGGTCGAAACGCAACCAACCGCACTTCGCTCTTACAGGCTATCATGGCCGTGTGCGGGAGCGACAACGTCTCCGTCAAGGGCGACGCAGATGAGGCCTACGTCGAACTCACGATTGGGGAGGAAACCTACACGCGTACACTCTCGCGTCACAACGGCGTGGTGAGTGGTGATGGAACCCCACATCTCGAAAATCCCACGCTCGCAGACCTGTTTGCGTTCTTGCTCGAATCGAACGAGGCGCGCAGAGCCGTCGCCCTCGGTGAAGACCTCCGCGAACTCATCATGCGCCCGGTCGATACAGAGGAGATTCAAGCCGAAATCTCTCGGCTCGTTGCAGAGCGCAAGTCGCTCGAAGACGAACTTGCAGAAATCGACTCGCTCAAAGGAAAGCTGCCAGAGCTCGAAAGCGAACGCACGCGCCTCGAAGCCCAAATCGAGGAGAAAAAGGAAGCACTCGAAGCCAAAGAACAAGAGATTGAGACGATAGATGCAGACGTAGAAGAGTCGCGTGAGGAGAAAGAAAAGTTCGAAGAAACGCTCGACAAACTTCGAGGGAAGCGCTCCTCGCTCGATGACGTTCGCTACGACCTTGAGACAGAACAAGAAAGTCTCTCTGCGCTCAAGCAAGAGCAACACGAACTCGAAGACGAGTCACAATCCCTGCCGGACGCGCCGGTCGGTGAAATCAAGGACATCGAGTCAGATATCGAACGATTGCGCGGAAAAAAACAGACCATCGAAAGCGAGCTGACGGAACTCCAGAGCATCATCCGATTCAACGAGGAGATGCTCAACGGGACGAACCGCGAACTGCTCGACGCGCTGAGCGCAGAGCGTGACGGTGATGGGTCGCTCACCGACAAGCTGCTCGAAGCCGACGCAACGACGTGTTGGACCTGTGGCAGTGCGGTCGAAACCGACCAGATAACGTCGACGGTGAGCCAGCTCAAAGATTTAAATCGGCAGAAGATCAGCGCGACAAACGAGATTCAGTCGGATTTAGACGAATTGAAAGCAGAACGGAGCTCCCTCCAGCAAAAACAACAGCAACGCGAGCGGGTCGAACGTCGCCTCGCGGAAATCGAAGACGAAATCGAAGACCGAAACGAGAGCATCGAAACGCTGAGAGAGCGGCGTGAGGCGCTGACCGAAGAAATCGAGCAGATAGAAGAAACGGTCGATGACGTAGAAGACGACTCCTACAGCGAGATTATCGAGGTTCACCGCGAAGCCAACCAGCTGGAGTACGAACTCGGCAAGCTCGAAAACGACTTAGAGCGTGTCGAAGACCAGATTTCGACGCTCGAATCACGCATCAGAGAGCGCGACAGCCTCGTTTCGACCCGCGAATCGGTGCAAGCCGACATCGAAGAGCTACGGACGAAAATCGAGCGCATCGAAGAAGAGGCAATCGAAGGCTTCAACGAGCACATGGACACAGTGCTCTCGATGCTCGATTACGCCAATATCGAACGTATCTGGCTCGAACGTATCGAACGTGAAGTGCGCGAGGGGCGACGGAAAGTCCAAAAAAGCGTGTTCGAGTTGCACGTCATCCGGAGCACGGCCTCCGGTGCAACCTACGAGGACACGGTTGACCACCTGAGCGAAAGCGAGCGGGAGGTGACGGGCCTCGTGTTCGCCCTCGCTGGCTATCTCGCCCACGACGTCCACGAGACTGTCTCGTTCATGTTGCTTGACTCGCTCGAAGCCATCGACTCAGAACGTATCGCGTCGCTTCTCGAATACTTAGACGACTACTCAGAGTACCTCGTCGTCGCGTTGCTCCCAGAGGACGCGGCCGCCGTCAGCGACGACTACCAGCGCATCACCGAAATCTAACGGTTCGCGCTTTTCCCCGTTTTCGGGCACCAATTGGCTAACAACAGTACGCCTGTTATGTATGTCGTGGAGTACGGCCATTTTCGCGGTACTCGCTCCCGTCGTTTAGGAATCGTTCACCATGACGAAATTCTATGAATGAGCGATGTTCAGCTCTATTTCATTGACAATGCTCAACAATAGCTGTGGAAATGTTTCTTCCATCGGCTCTCCTTTCATCCGGTGGCTAGGACCTGAGACAACGCACGCCCCTAGCACTGTTTCATCAGGGTCAGTCATCGGGGCCGCCACCGCGTACAAACCTTTCGTGCTTTCGCCATAGCTGTAGGAAATCCCGCGTTCACGAATCGCTGCGAGTTCTTCAAACAGGGCTTCGCGGTCCGTGATGGTCGAACTCGTGGCTTTCGGGAGCCCCCACTTATCCACGATTGCCTCTACGCGCTCTCGCGGTAGCTGTGAGAGAATCGCCTTCCCCGAAGCGGTTTGGTGGATGTACATCCGAGTCCCCGGCCGCGTTTTCGAGGGAACGCCGTTCTGTCCTTCTTCTCTGTAGAGGACGACCGATTGCCCGTACTCTTCGGTCATGTACTGCGAAACCTCGCCCGTTTTGGCAGCCAGTTCTTGGAGTTTTGGCTTGATAATGTGCGCCCCGGGAAATCGTGAGCGAGTGTGGCCGCCGAGGTCGAGAAATCGGAAGCCCAGTCGGTACTCGTTGCCCGTCTTTGTCACGTATTCGTGGGCGACGAGCGTTGCCAGGTGTTTGTGTGCGGTGCTCTTTGAGACGTCCGCGTGGGTGGCGATGTCCGTGACACGCGCAGCTTCTAACTCCTTTACCGCGTCGATGATGGCAAAGGTCGTATCCAGACTCTTTATCGTCGCTGTTGTCGGGTGACGAGCCGATGTGTTTGCCGGGGCGTCGGTCATGTGTGCTGGTCACACGCACCGACACAAATAATTTACTCATGCGAAACGAACGGATGATTTCGATTCGAGTGAGAGAATATTCTCAGGTTCATGCACCGAAAGTCGCTGAATCGTTTCGTATTGGGTCGCAACGGTCACCAATGGGTTGCCTTCGGCGTTTTCCGCAACGACAGCCCACCGAGCCGGCTCTGTGCGATACGAAGCAGAACGAGCCCTCAGCCGAGCGTGATGAGCACCACGCCGACGACGGTGACGACGGCACCGATGAGC is a window from the Haladaptatus sp. ZSTT2 genome containing:
- the capA gene encoding caprolactamase subunit alpha, with amino-acid sequence MYRLGIDSGGTFTDFVLAGDGTLNVYKTPSTPDDPSRAVMDGIELIADDLDTDVSGLLESINIIIHGTTVATNALIEHTGAKTGLICTAGHEDSLEIRLGHKEDGHRYDTAYPMAEMLVPRHLRMPVRGRMLSGGEEHEPLNEDDVYAAIEHFREEDVDAVAVSLVWSFENPAHEERVREILAEELPDVYTSLSVDVLPQIREYTRTSTTVVNAYVKPTLDQYVARVDEYLEDHGFTGQIRYIQANGGIASSELLRERPAYAINSGPAGGPAAGLHLGKQFGSSDVITIDMGGTSFDVSLTKDGATEIRKDFDLMRYRMGLPMLQVETIGAGGGSIAALNRGVLEVGPESAGAEPGPACYDRGGTKPAVTDALVVLGYLNQTELLGGRMQIDADASRKAIADHIADDSQLDVETAAAGILEIVNKRMVAGIRQVSIEKGHDPRDFTMVCGGGAGPAHATGLADELGIKRVLVPKTASVLCAYGEVVSNYRHNHLASYPSAIGDIDPANLEAQFTQLEADATAQLQSEGIDDDDIRLERVFEMRYQNQIKECEVSMPAEQITDEWLASLRDAFDRRHEELYTYAEPETPVDLINIESIAHGHITPPDITGDIPEGTPLEDAQVATRDAIFEGETDAAPVPVYDGEVIPVDGTLSGPAIIEEPTTTIVVNPEWTARLDAAGVYELTKAE
- the capB gene encoding caprolactamase subunit beta, which translates into the protein MIQREIDPITLSVVQGALETAQREMTTTMMHTARSSVLNIARDYSNALFDAEGQMLIQGQDIPIHLGSLMPATKAIIERFKDDVKPGDVMYHNDPAYKGSHILDCCMYKPVFVDDELMYWTVSKGHVTDIGGPVPSGYNPEATEIYAEGLRIPPIKLWDGGELRTDVRDLLLANVRSSEDWKGDLNAQLGAVQIGERHLVQLVERYGADTVNACFDQLLDRAEEQMREEMMTIPDGTYTGTVPLEDSGHGLGEIDITAHVTIDGDEAHVELESPPQLPYYINSYEANSVSGIYLGFMMFMQLDPPYNEGLYRPITADVGEPGTMTNAQSPAPHVNCTTTPSETITDAVRTALEHAVPDRAVASWGHTSGVNIAGTKPDSGKPYTTMVLASIISGAGASNDDDGWHSRGPLCCFGALSSGDVEIMEHMYPFILHQYALRPDSGGAGHHRGGCGTIWEVEPRDHEMQVIMWGEGRKNETPNALGSYNTLTEPKLGRVEHLHADGDVDEYRENTIIEVSPGERAINYNPGGGGVGDPKTRPVEMVEEDLRNGIVTPLGATEEYGVAVNDDGTIDMEKTATLRASAEGEN
- a CDS encoding aspartate/glutamate racemase family protein — protein: MKIKAINPNTTLEMTENIGRVANRYTADTTEVVAVSPERGPVSIESYYDDYLAVPGLVEEILNDTDEEFDAFIVACWGDPGIEACREVTEKPVVGIAEASMYVANMLGATFSVATILPRAKHFIEAAVKKTGLESQCASVRCTDLTVIETETAREATVEGLLEVSWQAIEEDGAEAICLGCAGMGGLDEALEAELPVPVVDSVGAAAVLAESLVQLGKSTSKVMTYKPPEPKLIKGYGELYQHGD
- a CDS encoding MaoC family dehydratase, which translates into the protein MTEDSAHARRLVAGWQGRYYEDFEVGDIYKHPYGRTVTETDNIWFTNITMNLNPMHFNEAYASQTEFGEILVDGTFVIALAVGMSVIDISANATANLGYDDIRHHGPVYHGDTLFAESEVLKKRESKSRDHVGMVTVELRAYNQDGDLVLSLERTPMVLKREYAQPSAAKPTGWPDGIGTQPADLEDE
- a CDS encoding acetyl-CoA hydrolase/transferase C-terminal domain-containing protein codes for the protein MTRNLQRKTGQLPSGSPAEAAASIGDDATVVVSGFGRAGYPKAVPLALAESSRDLSLTLISGGSVGDEIDTALVEAGAIARRFPYQATASARAAVNDGTIAFHDRHISKLGDEVLLGHFGDPDVAIVEAVAVGEDWFIPTTSIGHTLSYVRSAKKLIVELNHAQPLSLAALHDVYERELPPNREPIPIDGPGDRIGAAKISFDPGKLDFVVETDRPDKPYQFRAPNDVDRDIAANLAGFLETEIEVNPLYESDVNLQFGVGSLGNALMASFKSFDFGERTVSYFGEVIQDGLLDMIDEDSLASASAASLALSADGQKRLFEDIDRYAKSVIVRNADISNSPTLIDRFGVIGVNSALEVDIFGNANSTHLGGRHMINGIGGSGDFSRNSTLAVIALSSTAKDGAISRIVPAVPHVDHTEHDLSVIVTEQGVADLRGLSPRERAAALIENCAHPDYRDALREYLTQATADGGHIPLDTETAFDWTG